One segment of Calditrichota bacterium DNA contains the following:
- the pdxS gene encoding pyridoxal 5'-phosphate synthase lyase subunit PdxS, translating into MSHASNGHPLPVPVAGKDGFLLRVGLAEMLKGGVIMDVTTAEQARIAEDAGACSVMALERVPADIRRDGGVARMASIKVIEDIMKAVTIPVMAKVRIGHFVEAEILQALGVDYIDESEVLTPADETNHVWKHDFRVPFVCGATNLAEALRRIGEGAAMIRTKGEAGTGNVVEAVRHMRSVTGEMRRLTTLGTEELMSEAKRLGAPFELVKQVAATGKLPVPNFAAGGIATPADAAMMMKLGAEAVFVGSGIFKSEDPAARARAIVHATTHYQDPEEVLNASRGLAGAMPGLEIGKIPEGELLAGRGW; encoded by the coding sequence ATGTCACACGCTTCCAATGGTCACCCTCTCCCGGTTCCGGTTGCCGGTAAGGATGGCTTCCTACTAAGAGTCGGCCTCGCCGAAATGCTCAAGGGCGGGGTTATAATGGACGTTACGACGGCCGAACAAGCCCGGATCGCTGAAGATGCCGGCGCCTGCTCGGTGATGGCGCTCGAACGAGTTCCGGCCGACATCCGTCGCGACGGCGGCGTGGCTCGAATGGCTTCGATCAAGGTCATCGAAGACATTATGAAAGCGGTAACGATCCCGGTGATGGCGAAAGTACGTATTGGGCATTTCGTCGAAGCCGAGATTTTGCAAGCCCTCGGGGTTGACTACATTGACGAATCGGAGGTGCTGACCCCTGCCGACGAGACCAACCACGTCTGGAAGCACGACTTCCGGGTGCCGTTCGTCTGCGGCGCGACCAACCTCGCCGAAGCCCTCCGCCGGATCGGCGAAGGCGCGGCTATGATCCGAACCAAAGGCGAAGCCGGAACCGGCAACGTCGTCGAAGCGGTCCGTCACATGCGCTCCGTAACCGGCGAAATGCGCCGCCTGACGACACTCGGCACCGAGGAACTGATGTCCGAGGCAAAGCGTCTTGGTGCGCCGTTCGAACTTGTGAAGCAAGTCGCGGCAACGGGCAAACTACCGGTTCCCAATTTCGCCGCGGGCGGCATAGCGACACCGGCCGATGCCGCAATGATGATGAAGTTGGGCGCCGAGGCGGTCTTCGTCGGGTCGGGCATCTTCAAGTCCGAGGACCCGGCGGCGCGGGCGCGCGCCATCGTTCACGCTACGACGCATTACCAGGACCCGGAGGAAGTGCTGAATGCTTCGCGCGGCCTGGCAGGCGCAATGCCGGGGCTTGAGATCGGCAAAATACCGGAAGGGGAGTTGCTGGCTGGACGAGGGTGGTAG
- a CDS encoding MBL fold metallo-hydrolase, translating to MRIDRLVVGDLMVNCYFIQDVSSGRALVIDPGDEDDRILCHLKDVKARVEALVATHGHGDHIGGLAGLKKATEAPVWIGAADAPMLSDPQRNLSSFYGPEIVAPLADRLLREGDLVELGAITLHVLDVPGHSPGHIALAGEDFIFAGDVLFEGSVGRTDFPGGSMPLLIRMIREKLIPLGDECLVLPGHGPATTIGVERETNPFLQPGAEALW from the coding sequence GTGCGAATCGACCGGTTGGTAGTGGGCGATCTCATGGTCAACTGCTATTTCATACAGGATGTTTCCTCCGGCCGGGCATTGGTGATCGATCCCGGCGACGAGGATGACCGCATCCTATGTCACCTCAAGGATGTCAAGGCCCGGGTTGAAGCGCTGGTGGCAACCCATGGTCACGGCGATCATATTGGAGGATTGGCCGGGCTCAAAAAGGCTACAGAGGCTCCGGTTTGGATCGGAGCCGCTGATGCGCCGATGCTGTCCGATCCGCAGCGAAACCTGTCATCATTCTACGGTCCGGAGATCGTCGCGCCGTTGGCCGACCGGTTGCTGCGCGAGGGCGACCTTGTCGAACTGGGAGCCATAACTCTTCATGTGCTCGATGTCCCCGGGCATAGTCCGGGGCACATTGCACTGGCAGGAGAAGATTTCATATTTGCCGGAGACGTTCTTTTCGAGGGCTCGGTTGGCCGGACGGACTTCCCGGGTGGCAGTATGCCTCTGCTGATAAGGATGATCCGGGAGAAACTTATTCCGCTCGGCGATGAGTGTCTGGTTCTGCCGGGGCATGGCCCCGCAACAACGATCGGTGTCGAGCGGGAGACGAACCCCTTTCTGCAACCGGGTGCCGAAGCCTTGTGGTGA
- a CDS encoding NUDIX hydrolase — protein sequence MWPPETPYLTVDAVVIDERGVLLIRRRNPPYGWALPGGFVERGESVESAVRREAREETGLEIEDLRLIGVYSDPDRDPRFPTASVVYLCRAKGDPRSADDAAEVRFFSHKSLPDEIAFDHRRIIDDAFRLRLEM from the coding sequence ATGTGGCCGCCTGAGACGCCCTATCTGACCGTCGATGCGGTAGTGATCGACGAGCGGGGGGTGTTGCTCATCAGGCGCAGGAATCCTCCCTACGGCTGGGCGCTTCCGGGCGGCTTTGTCGAACGGGGCGAGTCTGTCGAGTCGGCTGTAAGGCGGGAAGCCCGCGAAGAGACCGGCCTTGAGATAGAGGATCTGCGATTAATCGGGGTTTATAGCGATCCGGATCGCGATCCCCGGTTCCCGACAGCGAGCGTCGTCTATCTTTGTCGGGCAAAAGGGGATCCCCGGAGCGCCGACGACGCGGCCGAAGTCAGGTTCTTTTCACACAAAAGTCTGCCCGATGAGATCGCTTTTGACCATCGGAGGATCATCGATGATGCCTTCCGTTTGAGGTTGGAGATGTGA
- the hrcA gene encoding heat-inducible transcription repressor HrcA, which translates to MPAPLRITDLPAPMAADRLQLSERERIILRHIVQHFILSADPVGSRALARRTGLSLSPASIRNVMADLEEMGLLTHPHTSAGRLPTSLGYRFYVDDLMQDEELSAAERRAIEQRIEQISPEATDILNQIGDLLGRVSRLLGVILAPDLSSGILERVEILRVAAGRLMVVVVVRAGLVRTIMLELSSPISDADIAVAVRLINERLGGMRLADIPVEAEQRLAGEGAADNAVVRLFIDFPERIFAPDPPGEVHLGPARHVFDLPEFSAPDKMRGIIELIEDRDVIVHLLRDRGEGVTVTIGDENSSGQLRDFSVITSHYLHGGSRGTLGIIGPTRMNYSRLIALVNLTARLLSERLKSR; encoded by the coding sequence ATGCCGGCTCCATTACGCATAACCGATCTGCCGGCGCCGATGGCAGCGGATAGACTCCAACTTAGCGAACGCGAGCGGATAATCCTGCGGCATATTGTTCAGCACTTTATCCTCTCGGCCGATCCGGTCGGATCGCGGGCGCTTGCCCGCCGGACCGGTTTGTCGCTCTCGCCGGCGTCGATCCGCAACGTGATGGCCGACCTCGAGGAGATGGGCTTGCTGACACATCCTCACACCTCAGCCGGACGACTTCCCACGAGTCTCGGCTACCGTTTCTATGTCGATGACCTTATGCAGGACGAGGAACTGAGTGCAGCCGAACGGCGGGCAATCGAGCAGCGGATCGAGCAGATTTCCCCCGAAGCGACCGACATCCTCAACCAAATCGGCGATCTGCTGGGACGCGTCTCGCGGCTGTTGGGAGTTATCCTCGCGCCCGACCTCTCAAGCGGTATCCTCGAGCGGGTCGAAATCCTCCGCGTCGCAGCCGGCCGCTTGATGGTCGTCGTCGTGGTTCGTGCCGGTCTAGTGCGGACCATTATGCTGGAACTTAGCAGCCCGATCTCTGATGCCGACATTGCCGTCGCGGTGCGTCTTATCAACGAAAGATTGGGCGGAATGCGCCTGGCCGACATTCCGGTTGAAGCGGAGCAGCGCCTGGCCGGAGAGGGCGCTGCCGACAACGCGGTAGTACGGCTCTTTATCGACTTCCCCGAGCGTATTTTCGCCCCCGACCCCCCGGGCGAAGTCCATCTTGGCCCGGCCCGGCACGTCTTCGACCTTCCGGAGTTCTCCGCTCCCGACAAGATGCGCGGTATCATCGAACTCATTGAGGATCGCGACGTCATCGTCCATCTCTTGCGCGACCGGGGCGAAGGCGTAACCGTCACCATCGGCGATGAGAATTCGTCCGGACAACTGCGCGACTTCAGCGTCATCACCTCCCACTATCTCCACGGCGGATCGCGCGGCACGCTCGGCATCATCGGCCCGACAAGGATGAACTACTCCCGGCTCATCGCTCTGGTCAACCTCACGGCACGGCTTCTGAGCGAGCGCTTGAAGAGCCGCTGA
- a CDS encoding DUF502 domain-containing protein, whose product MSNLTEPNTEPVQRSSFWRQLRADVFSGTLIIGPIVVTVFLLYKIFQLLDGILGRIISQILRDGLGLKFFGEGNLPGVGLIALFLLIILTGWAARRALGKALINTGERLITNIPLVNKIYKIFQQISFALSKGRRDLFQRAVLIEYPRKGIYSIGIVTAESVGRLQASIPNEAVPVFIISTPNPTTGFIIFVLRTELIHINMSVEEALKLVVSGGITETLETKENAPLTEEGMPTEP is encoded by the coding sequence ATGTCCAATCTCACCGAGCCAAATACTGAGCCTGTCCAGCGCTCCAGTTTTTGGCGGCAACTACGCGCCGATGTCTTTTCCGGAACCCTTATCATTGGGCCGATTGTCGTTACCGTTTTCCTGCTCTATAAAATCTTCCAACTGCTCGACGGAATCCTGGGACGGATCATAAGTCAGATACTGCGCGACGGCCTGGGTCTGAAGTTCTTTGGGGAGGGCAATCTGCCCGGCGTAGGTCTCATAGCGCTGTTCTTACTCATCATTCTAACCGGCTGGGCGGCGCGCCGGGCGCTCGGCAAGGCGCTCATCAACACCGGCGAACGGCTCATCACCAACATCCCGCTCGTCAACAAGATCTATAAGATATTCCAGCAGATCAGTTTCGCCCTCTCGAAAGGACGGCGCGACCTCTTTCAGCGCGCGGTCCTAATAGAGTATCCGCGCAAAGGTATTTACTCGATAGGTATCGTAACCGCCGAGAGCGTGGGTCGTTTACAGGCATCTATACCTAATGAAGCGGTTCCGGTTTTCATCATCAGCACTCCCAACCCGACCACCGGATTTATCATATTTGTCCTGCGAACCGAGTTGATACACATCAACATGTCGGTGGAAGAGGCGCTGAAACTGGTCGTTTCGGGCGGCATCACCGAGACCCTGGAGACGAAGGAAAATGCTCCCTTGACGGAAGAAGGAATGCCAACTGAGCCGTGA
- the pdxT gene encoding pyridoxal 5'-phosphate synthase glutaminase subunit PdxT: MTSVGILALQGDFVLHRRALEALGAEVVEVRKIEHLEGLSGLIIPGGESTTMHLQLAESPLGAELKARIASGLPTWGTCAGAILLGKGDGPPQPRWGLIEAEVARNAYGRQVDSFVAPLAIAGFDRPFDGIFIRAPKFLKIGREVSILAEYQNEPVMLRRKNLLVTSFHPELTDDHRVHRLFQSYCA; the protein is encoded by the coding sequence ATGACAAGTGTGGGTATCCTTGCGCTTCAAGGCGACTTTGTCCTGCACCGGCGCGCTCTCGAGGCGCTCGGCGCCGAAGTTGTCGAAGTCCGCAAAATCGAACACCTTGAGGGCCTGTCGGGCCTCATCATCCCCGGCGGCGAATCGACGACGATGCATCTGCAACTGGCGGAGTCGCCGCTCGGCGCAGAACTGAAAGCGCGAATCGCCTCCGGCCTGCCCACCTGGGGCACCTGTGCCGGTGCCATCCTGCTCGGCAAAGGCGATGGCCCGCCTCAGCCAAGATGGGGGCTCATCGAGGCAGAGGTCGCCCGCAACGCCTACGGGAGACAGGTCGATTCATTTGTGGCTCCGCTGGCGATTGCGGGCTTTGATCGCCCGTTCGACGGCATCTTCATCCGCGCACCGAAATTTCTTAAAATTGGCCGGGAGGTGAGCATCCTCGCCGAATATCAGAACGAACCGGTCATGCTGCGCCGGAAGAACCTGCTGGTGACCTCGTTTCATCCTGAATTGACAGATGATCATAGAGTGCACCGTTTGTTTCAAAGTTACTGCGCATAG
- a CDS encoding tyrosine recombinase XerD, giving the protein MVNSASSGDLSLESTDGPALWEAVAGFLSGLALEEGLSDNTREAYRRDLADLIQFWGESVPDNWSDVRPTDLTNYLARLSRTGASPATINRRLSAIRHFFGYLLREGAVNSDATIHLTGPRQRRHLPDVLSVSDIERLLDQPDLATPTGLRDRAMLELGYGCGLRVSELVGVALDDFLLEGAILKVLGKGSKERLVPVGDCARTALVEYLAKGRPSLVRAAPHAFGRLFLAAKTGRPLSRVGFYLILKNYVQAAGIERRVTPHTLRHSFATHLLEGGAGLRDVQELLGHVSIDTTMIYTHIDRSHLIEVVRTFHPRR; this is encoded by the coding sequence GTGGTGAACTCGGCATCGTCCGGGGACCTTAGCCTGGAATCAACCGACGGACCGGCCCTGTGGGAGGCGGTCGCCGGTTTTCTTTCGGGACTCGCGCTCGAGGAAGGACTCTCGGACAACACACGCGAAGCCTACCGTCGCGACTTAGCCGACCTCATCCAGTTCTGGGGTGAGTCTGTTCCCGATAACTGGTCGGACGTCCGCCCGACCGATCTGACCAATTATCTTGCGAGACTCTCCCGCACCGGTGCATCGCCGGCTACCATAAACCGACGGCTCTCGGCGATCCGGCACTTCTTTGGCTATCTGCTGCGCGAAGGCGCCGTCAATTCCGATGCGACGATTCACCTGACCGGGCCGCGGCAGCGACGTCATCTGCCCGATGTCCTGTCGGTAAGTGACATCGAACGGCTGCTTGATCAGCCAGACCTTGCGACACCAACCGGCCTGCGCGACCGGGCGATGCTCGAACTGGGCTATGGCTGCGGGCTGCGGGTAAGCGAACTGGTCGGAGTAGCGCTCGATGATTTCCTGCTTGAGGGAGCGATTCTGAAGGTGCTGGGGAAAGGCTCCAAAGAACGTCTGGTGCCGGTAGGGGATTGCGCGCGAACGGCACTCGTCGAATATCTTGCCAAAGGGCGGCCGTCGCTTGTTCGCGCGGCGCCGCATGCTTTTGGAAGACTATTTTTGGCGGCTAAGACCGGACGCCCGCTCAGCCGGGTAGGCTTCTATTTGATTCTAAAGAACTATGTCCAGGCGGCCGGGATTGAGCGGCGAGTGACTCCGCATACCCTTAGGCATTCCTTTGCCACGCATCTTCTTGAGGGCGGCGCAGGACTACGCGACGTTCAGGAACTGTTGGGGCATGTCTCCATAGACACCACGATGATCTATACCCACATCGACCGCTCGCACCTGATAGAGGTCGTTCGGACCTTCCATCCCCGGCGCTGA
- a CDS encoding pyridoxal phosphate-dependent aminotransferase encodes MLSSRLDRIAPSPTLGIAARAAQMKAEGIDIVDLSVGEPDFPTPKQICDAAGKAIADGRTRYTLNEGIVELREAIVRKFEFECGAHYDPSCVIVSTGAKQSLYNAFQALLSPGDEVIVPAPYWVSYTHMIYLAGGEPVVVDTTEDEGFRLMSEALRKSLTPRTRAVIINNPSNPTGSAYRAEDLVPLIEICREAGVFIISDEIYEKLTYGGFPFTSLAAPGLEAKSLSLIINGFSKSYSMTGWRLGYALGPKELISGMCKVQSHNTSNPSSISQWAGLAALDGAAAEVVRMRDEFETRRNYCLGRLAQIPDLTCIKPDGAFYLFPNIARYLGTSTGKRSFKSSDDLGRYLLDVVHLATVPGEAFGTGGYIRISYAASREELRRGMDRFEEALRRLREG; translated from the coding sequence ATGCTCTCGAGCCGACTTGATCGTATAGCACCATCGCCGACACTCGGCATAGCCGCCCGGGCGGCTCAAATGAAAGCGGAAGGCATCGACATCGTCGATCTGTCGGTCGGCGAGCCTGACTTTCCGACCCCGAAACAGATCTGCGATGCCGCCGGGAAAGCCATCGCTGACGGCCGGACACGCTACACCCTCAACGAGGGCATCGTCGAACTGCGCGAGGCGATCGTCCGCAAGTTCGAGTTTGAATGCGGCGCTCACTACGACCCCTCCTGCGTAATCGTCTCGACCGGTGCCAAGCAGTCGCTTTACAACGCCTTTCAAGCCCTCCTAAGCCCGGGCGATGAGGTGATAGTCCCGGCGCCCTACTGGGTCTCCTATACCCACATGATCTATCTTGCCGGTGGCGAGCCGGTGGTAGTCGATACGACGGAGGACGAGGGCTTTCGCCTGATGTCGGAAGCACTGCGCAAAAGTCTCACCCCGCGCACCCGTGCGGTTATCATCAACAACCCCTCCAATCCGACCGGCTCCGCCTATCGGGCGGAAGACCTTGTGCCCCTGATCGAAATCTGCCGCGAGGCGGGTGTCTTCATCATCTCGGACGAGATATATGAGAAACTTACCTATGGCGGCTTTCCGTTCACCTCGCTCGCGGCCCCGGGGCTGGAAGCGAAATCCTTATCGCTAATAATCAACGGCTTCTCGAAATCCTACTCAATGACCGGCTGGCGCCTCGGATATGCACTTGGGCCAAAGGAGTTGATCTCGGGAATGTGCAAGGTGCAGTCGCACAACACCTCCAATCCGTCGTCAATATCGCAGTGGGCCGGACTGGCGGCACTTGACGGGGCGGCTGCCGAAGTCGTCCGGATGCGCGATGAGTTTGAGACGCGACGGAACTACTGCCTCGGGCGTCTGGCGCAAATTCCAGACCTCACCTGCATCAAACCCGATGGTGCATTCTACCTCTTTCCGAACATCGCCCGCTATTTAGGAACATCGACCGGCAAGCGGTCGTTCAAATCCTCGGACGATCTCGGACGGTATCTTCTCGATGTGGTGCACCTTGCTACAGTTCCCGGCGAAGCCTTCGGAACCGGCGGCTATATCCGGATATCGTATGCCGCTTCGAGGGAAGAACTGCGACGGGGAATGGATCGCTTCGAGGAGGCACTCCGCCGGCTGCGAGAGGGTTAA